The genome window GATCAACTGGCGGTCGACGCGGTCGACATGATGGAAACCTATCGCATCAACCAGTTGCTGGTCACCGATAACAGCGGCAAGCTGGTCGGCGCATTGCACATCCACGACCTGACCCGTGCGAAAGTAATTTAATGAGCACGCCCAACGATCCTGTCGCCAGCCAGCGTGCCGCCAAGGTACGGCTGATGATTTTTGATGTCGACGGCGTACTTACCGATGGCAGCCTGCACTTTGGACCGGAAGGCGAAGTCAGCAAGACCTTCAATGTCCTGGACGGACACGGCATCAAACTGCTGCAGCAATCCGGCGTCTCGACCGCCATCATCAGCGCGCGCCAATCCCCTATCGTTTTGCGTCGCGCCAGCGATCTCGGCATACACCATGTGTTCCAGGGCATACACGACAAACGCAGTGCCTTTGAACAGTTGCTAACTCAAACAAATACCACGGCAGATGCCTGCGGCTTCATCGGCGATGATGTCATCGATTTGCCGATCCTGTTGCGCGTCGGTTTTGCCGCCAGCGTACCGAATGCCCACGCAGAAGTACGTTCACGTGTGCATTACGTGACCCAGGCCAGCGGCGGCCGCGGTGCAGCGCGTGAACTGTGTGACTTCATCCTGCGTGCGCAAGGCAACTATGAGGCGGCGCTCGCGCCGTATCTCGCATGAAAGCCCTGCGCCCTGCCAATACCGTACGCCTGATTGTGCTGATTGCACTCAGTGCAGGCTTGGCATTCGGCAGTTTCTGGCTGGTCGAAGTCATGCGCCGTCAAACCGACGACACGCTACCGACCAAACAGCGCAGCGAGCCTGACTTCTATGCCGAAAAATTCAATTTTGTCCGTATGGGCAAAGACGGCACCGCGCGTTACAACCTGACCGGTACCGAGATGAAGCATTACCCGCTGGATAACTCTTACCAAATCCAGAAACCGGTCATGTACAGCTTCAGCAAGGAACGCCAACCGATGGTCAGCCGTTCGGAACGTGCCCTGGTTGAAAAGAACAACACCGAAGTGCATATGTACGAAAACGTCGTGATCGACCGGCCACCGGCTGCAGGTTCCCAGCATTTCCAGCTCAAGACCTCCTACCTGCTGATCCTGCCGGATGATGAGATCATGAAGACACCAAAGCATGTCGACATCAAGGTTGGCACATCTACCCTGAACGGCAGCGGCATGTTCGCCAACAATGCAACCGGCGAATTCAATTTATCCAGCAATGTCAATGCGCTGTACCAGGCTGCACATCCGCGCTAAGCGCATAGACGATTTTTATCCGACGCATTCATTTAGAGAACTTTCATGAAACGCTTCCTTTCCGTACTTCTGGTTCTCTGCGGCTTGGGCACAACGGTCGGCTCCTTTGCCGAAAAGGCCGATGCCACCAAGCCCACCAATGTCGAAGCCAATAAAATGGAATACGACGACATCAAGCAGATCAACACCTTCACCGGCAATGTCGTGTTAACCCGCGGCACCATCCTGATGAAAGCCAACAAGATGGTGGTCAAGCAAGACCCGGCTGGCTATCAATTCATCACGCTGTACGGCTCGGCCGATACACTGGCGAACTTCAAGCAAAAACGCGATGGTGGCCCCGATCAATGGATAGAAGGCCAGGCCGAACGCATTGAATACGATGACAAGGCCGAAATCATGAAGCTGTTTTCCAAGGCCCGCATGCGTCGTCTGGAAAACGGCAAGCCCACCGATGAAGTCGAAGGCGAATTCATTTCCTACGACACTCGTGCTGAATTCTTTACCGTACACAACACGTCAAGCGGCGACAGCAAACAAGGCGCCGGCCGCATCAAGGCCGTGATCCAACCGCGTGCCGCAGATACAAAGGCCAAATAAGATGTCTAGCAAGCTGATTGTTAACGGACTCCAGAAAAGCTACGGCGCGCGCCAAGTCGTACGCGATGTCGCACTGCAAGTTGAAAGCGGCGAAGTGATTGGATTGCTCGGCCCTAACGGTGCCGGTAAAACCACTTCCTTTTACATGATCGTGGGACTGGTGCCATCCGACGCCGGCCGCATCGAGCTGGATGGCGTTGATATCTCACGCTTGCCTATCCACAAGCGCGCGCAACTCGGCCTGTCTTACCTGCCGCAGGAAGCTTCGGTCTTCCGCAAGCTCAGCGTCGAAGACAATATCCGCGCCGTACTTGAATTACAACGCGTCAACGGCAAGGCACTGAATTCCGCGCAGCTGGAACAACGCCTGGACACTCTGCTGGCGGATCTGCAAATCGAAAAACTGCGTGAGAACCAGGCCATGTCCTTGTCCGGTGGCGAACGTCGCCGTGTGGAAATCGCCCGTGCACTGGCAACCAATCCGCGCTTCGTGCTGCTGGACGAACCGTTTGCAGGTGTCGACCCTATCGCCGTGATTGAAATCCAGCGCATTGTGCGTTTCCTCAAAGAACGTGGCATTGGCGTGCTGATCACCGATCACAATGTGCGCGAAACACTGGGCATCTGCGATCGCGCTTACATCATTAACCAGGGTGCGGTATTGGCCAGCGGACGACCAGACGACATCATCGCCAATGAATCGGTACGTCGCGTCTACTTAGGTGAACATTTCCGCATGTAAGCGGAAGAAAAAACATCTATGAAGCAATCCCTGCAACTACGAGTCTCGCAACACCTGGCACTTACGCCACAACTGCAGCAATCGATCCGCCTGTTGCAGTTATCGACTCTTGAATTGCATCAGGAACTGGAACAGATTCTTGCCGACAACCCGATGCTGGAACGTACCGATGATCCGCTGGATCATGCAGTGCGCCTGCTGGCTGATGGTGCGATCGGCGCCAGCGGCACGACGCCGGAAGGCGCCAGCGTCGAAGCAAACACACAAACCCCGGAAAGCGAAACTTCATTCGAGGCACCGGATCTGCCGGAAGCCTCGAATGGCGACAGCGAATGGAGTTTTGATGATGTGGCACGCACGTCCAAGGCGCCCGAAGACGATGATGCCCGACCGCAACTGGAAGCACATGAAACCACCCTGCGCGAACATTTGCTCGAACAAATGCGCGTCACCGTACGCGAACATCGCGACCGCGCACTGCTCGAATTAATCATAGATGCATTGAATGACAATGGTTACCTGGAAGAAGAGCTGGAAGAAATCCACGCCCGCCTGCCGGAAGAGCTTGAGATCGAGTTGGAAGAGTTGCAGATCTCTCTGAAAATGTTGCAGAGCTTCGATCCACCTGGCGTAGGTGCGCGCGACGCGGCCGAATGCCTGGCACTGCAAATCAAGCGCATGCCGAAAGTTGCGATGGTAACCCGCCGCATGGCACTTGCCATTGTGGAAAATCATCTGCCACTGTTCGCGCAACGCGATTTCAATAAATTACGCAAGGCACTGGATTGTGACGACGAAGACTTGCGCGAAGCACAGGCCATCATCAAGCAATGCAATCCACACCCTGGCTCCATCTTCGCGACCGATGCTTCCGATTACGTGGTGCCCGACGTCATCGTCAAACGCACCCGTAACGGCTGGCAAGTGATGCTCAACCATGACGTCATGCCGCGCCTGCGCGTTAATAGCATGTATGCCAACATTTTGAAGCAAAGCAAGGGCGAAGGATCGCTTGGTTCCCAATTGCAAGAAGCGAAATGGCTGATCAAGAATATGCGCCAGCGCTTCGACACCATCCTGCGTGTCGCCCAGGCAATTGTCGAGCGCCAGAGGAACTTCTTTTCGCATGGTGCGGTCGCAATGAGACCGCTTGTTTTACGTGAAATAGCTGATACACTGGGTCTACACGAGAGTACTATTTCACGTGTAACCACCCAGAAGTACATGCTCACCCCCCACGGGATGTTCGAATTGAAATACTTTTTCGGCAGCCATGTCGCGACAGAAGCCGGTGGTGAAGCATCATCGACGGCGATACGGGCACTGATCAAACAATTGATAGGAGCTGAAGACCCGAAAATTCCATTCTCTGATAGCAAGATTGCCGACATGCTGGCAGAACAAGGCATGGTGGTAG of Janthinobacterium sp. Marseille contains these proteins:
- a CDS encoding HAD family hydrolase, which codes for MSTPNDPVASQRAAKVRLMIFDVDGVLTDGSLHFGPEGEVSKTFNVLDGHGIKLLQQSGVSTAIISARQSPIVLRRASDLGIHHVFQGIHDKRSAFEQLLTQTNTTADACGFIGDDVIDLPILLRVGFAASVPNAHAEVRSRVHYVTQASGGRGAARELCDFILRAQGNYEAALAPYLA
- the lptC gene encoding LPS export ABC transporter periplasmic protein LptC translates to MKALRPANTVRLIVLIALSAGLAFGSFWLVEVMRRQTDDTLPTKQRSEPDFYAEKFNFVRMGKDGTARYNLTGTEMKHYPLDNSYQIQKPVMYSFSKERQPMVSRSERALVEKNNTEVHMYENVVIDRPPAAGSQHFQLKTSYLLILPDDEIMKTPKHVDIKVGTSTLNGSGMFANNATGEFNLSSNVNALYQAAHPR
- the lptA gene encoding lipopolysaccharide transport periplasmic protein LptA, whose protein sequence is MKRFLSVLLVLCGLGTTVGSFAEKADATKPTNVEANKMEYDDIKQINTFTGNVVLTRGTILMKANKMVVKQDPAGYQFITLYGSADTLANFKQKRDGGPDQWIEGQAERIEYDDKAEIMKLFSKARMRRLENGKPTDEVEGEFISYDTRAEFFTVHNTSSGDSKQGAGRIKAVIQPRAADTKAK
- the lptB gene encoding LPS export ABC transporter ATP-binding protein; amino-acid sequence: MSSKLIVNGLQKSYGARQVVRDVALQVESGEVIGLLGPNGAGKTTSFYMIVGLVPSDAGRIELDGVDISRLPIHKRAQLGLSYLPQEASVFRKLSVEDNIRAVLELQRVNGKALNSAQLEQRLDTLLADLQIEKLRENQAMSLSGGERRRVEIARALATNPRFVLLDEPFAGVDPIAVIEIQRIVRFLKERGIGVLITDHNVRETLGICDRAYIINQGAVLASGRPDDIIANESVRRVYLGEHFRM
- a CDS encoding RNA polymerase factor sigma-54; translation: MKQSLQLRVSQHLALTPQLQQSIRLLQLSTLELHQELEQILADNPMLERTDDPLDHAVRLLADGAIGASGTTPEGASVEANTQTPESETSFEAPDLPEASNGDSEWSFDDVARTSKAPEDDDARPQLEAHETTLREHLLEQMRVTVREHRDRALLELIIDALNDNGYLEEELEEIHARLPEELEIELEELQISLKMLQSFDPPGVGARDAAECLALQIKRMPKVAMVTRRMALAIVENHLPLFAQRDFNKLRKALDCDDEDLREAQAIIKQCNPHPGSIFATDASDYVVPDVIVKRTRNGWQVMLNHDVMPRLRVNSMYANILKQSKGEGSLGSQLQEAKWLIKNMRQRFDTILRVAQAIVERQRNFFSHGAVAMRPLVLREIADTLGLHESTISRVTTQKYMLTPHGMFELKYFFGSHVATEAGGEASSTAIRALIKQLIGAEDPKIPFSDSKIADMLAEQGMVVARRTVAKYREALKIPPVNLRKSL